The proteins below come from a single Nitrosospira sp. Is2 genomic window:
- a CDS encoding TRZ/ATZ family hydrolase: protein MTDPVKIDTLVEARWIIPVEPAGTVLQDHALAIDQGMILAIVANDEAQARFEPAERIALHHHALIPGLVNLHTHAAMTLMRGLADDLPLMEWLNNHIWPAETRHVDAGFVFDGTRLACAEMLRAGVTCFNDMYFFPEASVRAVLASGMRAAIGMITIDFPTAYASDADDYLAKGLALRDAYNPHALLSFCFAPHAPFTVSDRVFAKILTYAEQLDLPIHIHLHETEDEVAGSLKMHGMRPIERMHKLGLLGPNLIAVHMIHVTADEIELMAQLGCTVAHCPTSNLKLASGFAPVVSMLSAGMNVGLGTDGAASNNSLKMFEEMRLAALLAKGQSGRADVLPAWQALQMATLNGAKALGLDSMIGSLLPGKAADVTAVDFSSLELAPCYDPVSHLLYAAGREHVSHVWVNGKMLLNDGELTTLDEQELLLRAGFWREQMAATRQGQGQ, encoded by the coding sequence ATGACTGACCCCGTAAAAATCGATACGTTGGTGGAGGCGCGCTGGATAATTCCGGTCGAGCCGGCGGGCACGGTATTGCAGGATCATGCCCTGGCTATTGATCAGGGCATGATCCTCGCCATCGTCGCCAATGACGAGGCGCAAGCGCGATTCGAGCCCGCTGAACGGATCGCCCTGCATCACCATGCGCTGATCCCGGGTCTGGTCAACCTGCACACGCACGCGGCCATGACCCTGATGCGCGGGCTGGCGGACGACCTGCCCCTGATGGAGTGGCTCAACAACCATATATGGCCTGCTGAAACAAGGCATGTCGATGCGGGGTTTGTCTTCGATGGCACGCGGTTGGCCTGTGCCGAGATGCTGAGAGCCGGCGTCACCTGTTTCAATGACATGTATTTCTTCCCTGAGGCATCCGTTCGGGCAGTGCTGGCCTCGGGCATGCGCGCCGCCATCGGCATGATCACCATCGACTTTCCTACCGCCTACGCCAGCGACGCCGACGATTATTTAGCCAAGGGCCTCGCCCTGCGCGACGCCTATAACCCGCACGCGCTGCTGTCATTCTGTTTTGCCCCGCATGCGCCTTTCACGGTAAGCGACAGGGTGTTCGCCAAAATCCTCACCTATGCAGAGCAGCTTGATTTGCCCATTCATATTCATCTTCATGAAACCGAGGACGAGGTAGCGGGCAGCCTGAAAATGCATGGCATGCGCCCGATAGAACGCATGCATAAGCTCGGCCTACTGGGGCCCAACCTGATCGCGGTGCACATGATTCATGTCACAGCTGATGAGATCGAACTCATGGCGCAGCTGGGCTGCACGGTCGCGCATTGCCCGACCTCGAATCTGAAACTCGCCAGCGGTTTTGCACCCGTCGTGTCTATGCTAAGCGCGGGGATGAATGTCGGCTTGGGAACGGATGGCGCCGCGAGCAACAACAGCCTGAAGATGTTCGAGGAAATGCGTCTCGCGGCGCTGCTGGCGAAAGGCCAGAGCGGGCGGGCCGATGTGCTGCCCGCATGGCAGGCTCTACAAATGGCGACGCTCAACGGTGCCAAAGCGCTGGGCCTGGATTCAATGATCGGCTCATTGCTGCCGGGCAAGGCGGCTGACGTCACTGCGGTGGATTTTTCCAGCCTTGAACTCGCACCTTGCTATGACCCTGTTTCGCACCTTCTTTATGCCGCCGGACGGGAACACGTGAGCCATGTGTGGGTAAATGGTAAAATGCTGTTGAACGACGGCGAGTTGACCACGCTCGACGAACAGGAGTTGTTGCTCAGGGCGGGATTCTGGCGGGAACAAATGGCAGCAACTCGACAGGGGCAGGGGCAGTAA